A region of Salvia splendens isolate huo1 chromosome 17, SspV2, whole genome shotgun sequence DNA encodes the following proteins:
- the LOC121774714 gene encoding transmembrane protein 184C-like, translating to MDFANMDRRQLTLAGAGFSVMLTLHYSFQLVSQHLFYWKNPKEQRSILIILLLPPVYAVTSFFGFIDRRGSKQFFMLLDSVKDCYSALAIATFLSLIYSYSNLSMSRDSVPDEMKGREIRLLFPMNLLLPRTTRLNQEKFRRLKSWIWQFVIIRPVCSVLMMALQFIGVYPSWLGWGFTVVLNISILLAMYSLLVFYYAFAKELEPHEPLSKFICIKGIVFFGFWQGVLLHILVDLGVLQSHHFWLETENVGEAYHKVLVCVEMMFFAVLHQYAYHAAPYSGDVEAKLKLQKKHE from the exons ATGGATTTCGCAAATATGGATCGGCGGCAGCTGACGTTAGCCGGCGCCGGATTCTCGGTGATGCTGACTCTGCACTATAGTTTCCAGCTCGTATCGCAGCACCTCTTCTACTGGAAGAATCCCAAGGAGCAGCGGTCCATACTCATCATCCTCCTCCTGCCGCCGGTTTACGCCGTTACCTCATTTTTCGGATTCATCGATCGCCGCGGCAGCAAGCAGTTTTTCATGCTCCTGGACTCTGTCAAAGACTGCTACAGTGCTTTG GCAATTGCGACGTTTTTGAGTTTGATCTATAGCTATTCGAATCTCTCGATGAGCAGAGATTCTGTGCCTGATGAGATGAAGGGGAGAGAGATTCGCCTTCTGTTTCCGATGAATCTTCTCCTG CCTAGAACGACTCGTTTGAATCAGGAGAAGTTTAGGCGTCTGAAGAGCTGGATATGGCAATTTGTGATCATCCGTCCGGTTTGTTCTGTTCTGATGATGGCATTGCAGTTCATTGGGGTGTATCCCAGTTGGCTCGGTTGGGGATTTACCGTTGTTCTGAATATATCGATTCTTTTGGCCATGTATTCGTTGCTCGTCTTCTATTACGCCTTTGCCAAAGAATTGGAACCACACGAGCCACTCTCGAAGTTCATCTGCATCAAGGGGATTGTTTTCTTCGGTTTTTGGCAG GGAGTGTTACTACACATCTTGGTCGATCTTGGCGTTCTCCAATCTCATCATTTCTGGTTAGAGACAGAGAATGTTGGCGAAGCATATCATAAGGTTTTAGTATGTGTCGAGATGATGTTCTTCGCAGTACTCCATCAATATGCCTACCATGCTGCACCTTACAGTGGAGACGTAGAAGCAAAACTGAAGTTGCAGAAAAAGCATGAATGA